The following coding sequences lie in one Thermosulfuriphilus ammonigenes genomic window:
- a CDS encoding PHP domain-containing protein, giving the protein MPSKIVDLHTHSTASDGTLSPEELISMAQKVELAAVALTDHDTIGGLAEAEVAARALGVEFIPGVELSALYEGGTFHILGYFIDYQSSYLRERLEYLQRARAERNPKIIRKLQELGIDITMEEVEAIAGGQIGRPHIARLLVEKRVCANIHEAFERFLKTGAAAYVPKERLSAPEAIDLIHKARGLAVLAHPVTLNISRPEALKAFVANLVAQGLDGIESYYSDHDEAFTALCHQIAKDLSLVETGGTDFHGANKPHIKLAFGRGNLRVPYRTVEDLRRLWKKRYNNKTKDR; this is encoded by the coding sequence ATGCCGTCCAAAATTGTTGACCTTCATACTCATTCTACGGCCTCTGATGGAACTTTAAGTCCTGAAGAGCTGATATCAATGGCCCAGAAGGTGGAACTGGCGGCCGTTGCCCTTACGGATCACGATACCATCGGAGGGCTGGCCGAGGCCGAAGTAGCTGCCAGAGCTTTAGGAGTAGAGTTTATCCCCGGCGTTGAGCTCAGTGCCCTTTATGAAGGAGGAACATTTCATATCCTGGGGTATTTCATTGATTATCAATCTTCCTACTTGAGGGAGCGGCTTGAGTACCTTCAGCGGGCCCGGGCGGAGCGAAACCCAAAAATTATTCGTAAACTCCAGGAGCTGGGAATAGATATTACCATGGAAGAGGTGGAGGCTATTGCCGGGGGCCAAATAGGTCGCCCTCATATCGCCCGCCTGTTGGTGGAGAAAAGGGTCTGTGCAAACATCCATGAGGCCTTTGAACGCTTTTTAAAGACGGGGGCCGCAGCCTATGTTCCTAAAGAAAGGCTCTCGGCTCCCGAGGCCATAGACCTTATCCACAAGGCCCGAGGGCTAGCTGTATTAGCCCACCCAGTAACCTTGAACATCTCTCGTCCAGAGGCCCTTAAGGCCTTTGTCGCAAACCTGGTAGCTCAAGGGCTAGATGGTATAGAAAGTTATTATTCTGATCATGACGAGGCCTTTACCGCTTTATGTCATCAGATTGCCAAAGATCTATCCTTGGTGGAGACTGGTGGGACAGACTTTCATGGGGCAAACAAACCCCATATAAAGTTGGCTTTTGGGCGGGGCAATTTAAGGGTTCCCTATCGAACAGTGGAAGATCTCAGAAGGCTCTGGAAGAAACGTTATAATAATAAGACAAAAGACCGATAA
- a CDS encoding universal stress protein translates to MKIERILFPVDFTSASTKVLPYALYLAEKLGAKLYILYVVEDLSRYTSIPVAHVSLASFEKELEEAAGKKMESFVEENLQGFSNYETHITKGDAAGEIVTFAKLHDIDLIVMATHGRKGLEKALFGSVTEKVLKISPVPVLTVNPEQVRS, encoded by the coding sequence ATGAAGATCGAAAGAATTCTTTTCCCGGTAGACTTTACCTCAGCCTCGACAAAAGTTCTGCCTTATGCCCTTTATCTGGCCGAAAAGCTGGGGGCTAAACTTTATATCCTCTACGTGGTGGAAGATTTATCTCGTTACACCAGCATTCCTGTAGCCCACGTAAGTCTAGCCTCCTTTGAGAAAGAGCTAGAAGAAGCGGCGGGCAAAAAAATGGAAAGTTTTGTCGAAGAAAATCTTCAGGGCTTTTCAAATTATGAGACCCATATCACCAAAGGCGATGCCGCCGGCGAGATAGTCACCTTCGCTAAGCTGCATGATATCGACCTCATCGTAATGGCCACCCACGGTCGCAAGGGTTTGGAGAAGGCCCTGTTTGGAAGCGTTACCGAAAAGGTGCTGAAGATCTCTCCTGTGCCGGTACTCACGGTCAACCCGGAGCAGGTTCGTTCTTAG
- a CDS encoding hydantoinase B/oxoprolinase family protein, whose product MRGQEAIEISIFDRLFSAVAEEMGIVLRKSAFSANIKERRDFSCAICDGRGRLVAQAAHIPVHLGAMPATMAALLKEVDFVPEDLIITNDPYAGGTHLPDITLIKPVFADADRPLFFLLVRAHHADVGGKMPGSMPLASHISEEGVLIRPQHLKRQGRINEEFLAWFLSQVRNPQERRGDLTAQQAALVRGEIRLKEMIRAYGIKTLIERVEGLFLHAQQMMEETISEIPDGHYFFEDCLDDDGLGKEPVKIVARVSIDGSRAIVDLSDSDKAASTGINTVASVAAAAVYYVFLALSPEEMPINAGALEPIRVLTKPGTVVDARYPSPVAAGNVETSQRLVDVILGALAQAIPERIPAASCGSMNNVAMGFGELTYYETIGGGMGGRFGAPGLSGVHTHMTNTLNTPIEALEQIYPLLVERYRLRERSGGRGRFRGGDGIIRAYRFLQPTQVTILSERRRFCPYGLQGGAPGRRGQNVFIRGGKKRILPGKTHLQALPGDILEIRTPGGGGWGA is encoded by the coding sequence ATGCGAGGGCAAGAGGCCATAGAGATAAGCATATTTGATCGCCTTTTCTCGGCGGTGGCCGAGGAAATGGGAATTGTTCTTCGCAAAAGCGCCTTCTCCGCCAATATCAAAGAGCGCAGAGACTTTTCCTGCGCCATCTGCGATGGCCGGGGGCGACTGGTGGCTCAGGCGGCCCATATCCCTGTCCACCTGGGAGCTATGCCGGCCACCATGGCTGCCCTCCTCAAAGAGGTAGATTTTGTCCCTGAAGACCTAATTATCACCAACGATCCTTACGCTGGGGGCACCCATTTGCCGGATATCACCTTGATTAAACCGGTCTTTGCCGATGCTGATAGACCTCTTTTTTTCCTTCTGGTACGGGCCCATCATGCTGATGTAGGTGGCAAGATGCCGGGCTCCATGCCTCTGGCCAGCCACATTTCAGAAGAAGGTGTTCTTATCAGACCTCAACATCTTAAGCGCCAGGGGAGAATAAACGAAGAGTTTCTGGCCTGGTTTCTTTCTCAGGTACGCAATCCCCAGGAAAGAAGGGGGGATCTTACGGCCCAACAGGCCGCTCTGGTGCGAGGAGAGATCAGGCTTAAAGAGATGATTAGGGCCTACGGCATCAAGACCCTTATTGAACGGGTCGAAGGTCTGTTTCTCCATGCCCAACAGATGATGGAAGAGACTATTTCCGAAATCCCGGATGGCCACTACTTTTTTGAAGATTGCCTGGACGATGATGGGCTGGGCAAAGAACCGGTGAAGATTGTCGCCCGGGTTTCTATAGATGGGAGCCGGGCGATAGTGGATTTGTCTGATTCCGATAAAGCAGCCTCTACCGGAATCAATACAGTAGCCAGCGTGGCCGCCGCCGCAGTCTATTATGTATTTTTAGCTCTCAGCCCGGAAGAGATGCCGATAAATGCTGGAGCTCTTGAGCCTATCCGGGTGCTTACCAAGCCTGGAACGGTAGTTGATGCCAGATATCCAAGCCCTGTAGCCGCTGGTAACGTGGAAACCTCTCAACGTTTGGTGGATGTCATCCTGGGGGCTTTAGCTCAGGCTATACCCGAACGGATTCCGGCAGCCAGCTGTGGGTCTATGAACAATGTGGCCATGGGCTTTGGTGAGCTTACCTATTATGAGACTATCGGTGGGGGGATGGGAGGCCGCTTCGGCGCCCCGGGGCTCTCAGGGGTTCACACCCACATGACCAATACCCTAAACACCCCTATCGAAGCCTTGGAACAGATCTATCCCCTGCTTGTGGAAAGATATCGTCTCCGAGAACGCTCGGGAGGCCGGGGCCGTTTTCGGGGTGGGGATGGAATCATCAGGGCCTATCGGTTTCTCCAGCCGACCCAGGTGACTATTCTCTCAGAGAGGCGGCGTTTTTGTCCTTATGGGCTACAGGGAGGGGCTCCTGGGCGCAGGGGCCAGAATGTCTTCATCCGTGGGGGCAAAAAGAGGATTCTCCCCGGGAAGACGCATCTTCAAGCCCTTCCCGGGGACATCCTTGAAATCCGTACCCCTGGCGGCGGCGGCTGGGGAGCCTAA
- a CDS encoding precorrin-8X methylmutase yields the protein MTKVSPSVSDFSKGRAIEEESFAIIRRELGAQLPSGPEGEVVLRVIHATADLDFARNLRFHPRAIEVGLRVLREGNPIFCDVRMVEVAIAPSARRLGLETCCFIDQTTVMDMARQRGLTRAEAAVELASKRPWSVMAIGNAPTALLRALELINQGRLKVGLLVGCPVGFVEAARAKELLSLMDFPFITCLGNKGGSPVAAAVVNALIRLLLCEGKRP from the coding sequence ATGACCAAAGTTTCTCCTTCTGTTTCGGATTTCTCTAAAGGGCGGGCCATCGAAGAGGAAAGTTTTGCCATTATCCGAAGAGAGCTGGGAGCCCAACTCCCCTCTGGCCCGGAGGGAGAGGTGGTCCTGCGAGTCATCCACGCTACTGCCGACCTGGATTTTGCCCGAAATCTTCGCTTTCACCCCAGGGCCATTGAGGTTGGTCTAAGGGTTCTGCGAGAAGGAAACCCTATCTTTTGTGATGTTCGAATGGTGGAGGTAGCTATCGCGCCTTCGGCCCGGAGGCTAGGCCTTGAAACCTGCTGTTTTATAGACCAGACAACAGTAATGGATATGGCCCGTCAGAGGGGGCTCACGCGGGCTGAGGCCGCTGTAGAGTTGGCCTCAAAAAGGCCTTGGTCAGTAATGGCTATTGGTAACGCCCCTACGGCTCTTCTTCGGGCCCTTGAACTGATAAACCAAGGACGTCTCAAGGTGGGACTTTTGGTCGGATGCCCGGTGGGCTTTGTCGAGGCGGCCCGGGCTAAAGAACTTCTTAGTCTGATGGATTTTCCCTTCATTACCTGTCTGGGCAACAAGGGAGGCAGCCCGGTAGCTGCGGCTGTTGTCAACGCCTTGATAAGGTTGCTCTTATGCGAGGGCAAGAGGCCATAG
- the speE gene encoding polyamine aminopropyltransferase produces MTNYWWSEKIAPGYLHSYEVTPLYEERTPHQHLLILKNRFWGRFLVLDGVVQLTEGDEFIYHEMLVHVPLTVVSKEPQSVLIIGGGDGGSLREILRYPSIERVVQIEVDEAVFRACQKYLREISGDFDDPRVQLIFGDGASYVASEEVKSHPFDVVLVDCTDPVGPAKILFEEDFYRHVREALTPWGVMVQQASLPRTIPHVMPMAYRRTRRVFPQVGIYRAPVPTYGDEIAFVLASKLEVDLRRPQRQVSGRYYNPEVHQASFALPTWWQDLLKTPEQEAA; encoded by the coding sequence TTGACTAACTACTGGTGGTCGGAAAAAATTGCGCCGGGTTATCTGCACAGTTACGAGGTTACGCCGCTTTACGAAGAGCGAACTCCCCATCAGCATCTGTTAATCCTTAAGAATCGATTCTGGGGGCGTTTCCTCGTTCTGGATGGCGTGGTCCAGCTCACCGAGGGTGATGAATTTATCTACCACGAGATGCTGGTCCATGTTCCCCTGACTGTGGTCTCCAAGGAGCCCCAAAGCGTTCTTATTATCGGTGGGGGAGACGGTGGCAGTCTTCGTGAGATTTTACGCTACCCCTCCATCGAACGGGTGGTCCAGATCGAGGTTGATGAGGCTGTTTTCAGAGCCTGCCAGAAATATCTCCGGGAGATCTCCGGTGACTTCGATGATCCGCGGGTCCAGCTCATCTTTGGTGATGGGGCCTCCTACGTTGCCTCTGAAGAGGTGAAGTCCCATCCCTTTGATGTTGTCCTGGTGGATTGTACCGATCCGGTAGGACCGGCCAAAATCCTCTTTGAGGAAGACTTCTATCGACACGTTCGGGAGGCTCTCACCCCCTGGGGGGTGATGGTTCAGCAGGCCTCCCTTCCTCGGACGATTCCTCATGTCATGCCCATGGCCTATCGCCGTACCCGTCGTGTCTTCCCCCAGGTCGGTATCTATAGGGCTCCGGTTCCCACCTATGGCGATGAAATCGCCTTTGTGTTGGCTAGCAAGCTTGAAGTCGATCTTCGTCGGCCTCAAAGGCAGGTTAGCGGTCGTTATTATAATCCAGAAGTTCACCAAGCCTCTTTTGCTTTGCCTACTTGGTGGCAGGATCTCTTAAAGACCCCGGAACAGGAAGCCGCCTAA
- the speD gene encoding adenosylmethionine decarboxylase has product MAVMAPVCQVEKLPTQEAHTAPSCYISTHLLIEMWHSPFHLLADAGKVELALEYAGGKDKGGEVVSYQFNPYGVSAKATFPESHIFIHTWPENGYAAIDVFASDEKEAYQVFERLKEAFQPQYVHALEMKRGQLVELEET; this is encoded by the coding sequence ATGGCAGTGATGGCCCCTGTCTGTCAGGTTGAGAAGTTGCCCACCCAGGAGGCCCATACGGCCCCCAGTTGTTACATCAGCACCCACCTGCTGATTGAAATGTGGCATTCTCCTTTCCATCTTCTGGCCGATGCCGGGAAAGTGGAGCTGGCTTTGGAGTACGCCGGGGGCAAAGACAAAGGTGGGGAAGTGGTCAGCTACCAGTTTAATCCCTATGGGGTCTCGGCCAAAGCCACCTTTCCTGAGTCCCACATCTTTATCCACACCTGGCCAGAAAATGGCTACGCAGCCATTGACGTCTTCGCCTCTGATGAAAAAGAGGCCTACCAGGTCTTTGAGCGTCTAAAAGAGGCCTTTCAGCCGCAGTATGTCCATGCCCTGGAGATGAAAAGAGGGCAATTGGTAGAGCTGGAGGAGACTTGA